A window of Nocardia arthritidis genomic DNA:
ATCTGGTAGTACTTGCCCTGGTATTCGAGGCGTTCACGCCGCCACACCTTGCGGCAGATCTCCACCAGCTCCCTGGTGCGGCCGATCGGTGCGTCGTAGGGCACGCCGTGGAAACCCTCGATCACCTGCGGGCCGGAGGCGCCGAGGCCGAGGATGAACCGCCCGTCGGAGACGAAATCCAGACCCGCGGCGGTCATCGCGGTGAGCGATGGCGTGCGGGTGTAGATCTGCAGGATGCCGGAGGCCAACTGCAGCGTGCTGGTCTTCGCCGCGAGGTACCCGAGCGCGCTGACGGCGTCGAACGAGTAAGCCTCCGGGACGAAGACGGTGTCCAGACCGGCCCGTTCCAGGTCGGCGACCTCGGCCGCCGCTTCCTTGAAACCGCCCGAATAGTTGATGCCCAATCCGATCCGCATAACCGCGGAGTCTAATTTGCCGCGTTGTCCCGCAACCGCCGGTACCGGCCGACTCTCCGGACTCACCGGACGCGCGGGCGGGGTATGGATCGGGAACCGGTAGCGTGGAACGGCATCCGACGTCGCACTCCGAAAGGCAAACCACCCGTGTCGCAGTCGTTCGCCGAGGCCACCCTCGCGCAGTACCTGTCCGATCTGGCGGCGAAGGTGCCCGCGCCGGGCGGGGGCGCGGTGGCCGCACTGCACGCCGCGCAGGGTGCGGCGCTGGTCGCGATGGTGGCCCGCTACACGACCAGGGCCAAGGACGCCGACAACCGTCCCGTGGTGGACCGGATCATCGAGGCCGCCGACGCGGCCCGGCAGCGGGCGCTCGCGCTGGCCGACGCCGACGCCGCGGCGTTCACCGCGGTCGGCGCGGCGTACAAACTGCCCAAGGACACGCCAGAGCAGGTCGCCGCCCGCACCGCCGCGATCAACGACGCGCTGGTGCAGGCCGCCAAGGTGCCCGCCGCCGTGGTGGACGAGGCCGACGAAATCCTCACCCTGGCCGCCGAACTGCTGCCGATCGGCAATCCGAACGTGGTCACCGATATCGGCGCGGCCGCCGACGCCTGCCGCGCCGCCGCGGGCAGCTCCCAGCTCAATATCGAGATCAACGTCGGCTCGCTGCCCGCGGCGGAGGGCGACCGCTTCGCCCCGGTTCTGATTCGCATCGACGAACTGCGCGCCCGCGCCGACGCGCTGCACGCCGACGTCCTGCACGTCGTACGTAGCTGAAAGGCGTTGCGGCACAGGCTCGGTCCTGTCACGGACGCGGCCGGTCCGGAGCGGCCGAAAGGCGTTGCGACACATCGACGACCTTGCTACGGCGGGTCCAGAACTCGCCGGGTCGATCGAAAGGTGTTACGGCACAAGCACGATCTTGCCGCGTACCTGCCCGGATTCGCTGAGGCGGTGTGCCTCGGCGGCCTCGGCGAGCGGCAGGGTCCGATCGATTTCGGGGCGCAGAACGCCCTGGTCGACGAGGTCGGCGATGGTTTCCAGGTCGGCACCGGACGGGTTGACGTACAGGCGTTCATAGCGCGGGTCGGATTCGGCGTCGTTGCCCTGCGCGTCGATGAGCCTGCCGCCGGGGCGCAGCACCTTCAGTGAGCGGGAACCGTATTCGCCGCCGACCAGGTCGAAGACGATATCGATATCGCCGGTGACCTCGGTGAAATCGGCGGTGCGGTAATCGATCAGCTCGTCCGCGCCGAGGCCGCGCAGGAATTCGTGCTTCGCCCCGCTCGCGGTGCCGATCACATGCGCCCCATGGTATTTCGCGATCTGCACGGCGAGATGGCCGACGCCGCCTGCCGCGGCATGGATCAGGATCCGTTGTCCTGGAAGCACATTCGTGAACGCCTGCCATGCGGTGAGCACAGCGGTCGGCAGCGCCGCGGCATGCGGATGGTCCAGGGTCTTCGGCTTGGCCGCGGCAAATTCCGCAGGGACGACCACATATTCGGCGTACGCGCCGCTGCGACTGAACACCATCGAATACACCTCGCCGCCGACCGCGAACCGGTCGACGCCCGCACCGAGCTGCGCGACCACCCCGGACACGTCGAAGCCGAGGGTGAACGGCGGCTCGCCCATCTTCCGGATCTCGCCGGAGCGCAACTTCCAATCGGCGGCATTGACGCTGGTCGCGGCGACCCGCACCAATAACTCACCGGCCGAGGGCGTCGGCCGCTCCACCTCGGCCAGCCGCAGCACCTCGGGACCACCGAACACATCTTGCGTAATCGCGAACATGACGACGATTCTCCGGTGACCTAGTATCCATTGGAAATAAGGCACTTTTATGATACCGAGGTACCTGATGGATACCGTCTGCGGCTGGGTCGAGTCCGACAACCTGGTCGAAAGCTATGTGAAGCAATGCCCGGCCCGGGAGGTACTCGGCGTACTCGCCGACAAATGGGTGCTGCTCGTGCTCGGCACGCTCCGAATGAACGGCGGCCCGATCCGCTTCAACGAGCTGCGCCGCAGGCTCGACGGCATCACCCAGAAGATGCTCACCCGCACCCTGCGCAATCTGGAACGCGATGGGCTCATCCGGCGCACCGTCTATCCGACCGTGCCGCCGCGCGTCGAATACGCGCTCACCGAACTCGGCGCCAGCCTCGGCGAGGTCAGCCACGCGATGGGCGTTTGGGCGGTGCGGCATCAGGGTCAGATCTTGGCCGCGCGCAACGAATTCGACGCGCGCGCGGAGCTGGAGCCGCAACCGCTCTGAGATCTTTGCCCAGGTCGGCGCGATCATGGACGGCGTAAACTGGAGTTTTGCGTACCACACCAGCTCAAAGGGGTGGAGCCAATGAGGAGCGCTCTCCGAAATCTGTTTCTCGCGACCGCGGTCGTCGCGTTCGGCGTCTTCGGATCCGGTGCGGCAACGGCAGCCATGATCGATGCGCCACCCGGCCCCGCGGTGGTCGGTATCGCACCGTCCGCCGGTCAGACAGTGGGCATTGCCGCGCCCGTGACGGTGACATTCGCCGCCGCCGTCCAAGACCGGGCCCGCGCCGAACACGCCTTCACCATCAGCGCGCCGAAACCGGTGACCGGAACCTTCAGCTGGATAGACGACCGCGACCTGCGCTGGAATCCCAGCGGCTTCCTGCCCGCCGACGCCAGGATCAATGTCGGACTAGGACCGGTGCACACCCAATTCCAGACCAACGGCGGCGTCTCCGGTGAGGGCGATATGTCCGCACACACCTTCAGCATCCTGATCGGCGGACAGGTGGTGCGGACCATGCCCGCCTCCTACGGCAAACCGGGTTGGGAAACACCGCCCGGCACCTGGCCGGTGCTGGAGAAGGCCCGCAGCGTGGTATTCGATTCCCGCACCATCGGCATCCCGCTCAGCTCGCCGCAGGGCTACATCATCAACGGTGAATTCGCCGAAAGGCTCACCTGGGGCGGCGTTTACATCCATTCGGCACCGTGGTCGGTCGAGCAGCAAGGTAATTCGAACGTCAGCCACGGCTGCGTGAACCTGGCGCCCGGCGACGCCGAATGGGTTTACAACACCATCAACGTCGGCGATCCGGTGAACCTGCACTGGTGATTCAGGCCGCCACCCGCACCGCGTCGTCGCGGGAAACCAGTGCGGCGTAACGACCTTCGCGGGCCAGCAGCTCCTCGTGGGTGCCGCGTTCCACGATGCGGCCGCGGTCGAGCACCACGATCTGGTCGGCGTCACGGATGGTGGACAACCGGTGCGCGATGGTGATCGTGGTGCGGCCCGCCGACAGCGCGTCGAGCGCGGCCTGCACCTCGTGCTCGGTCTGAGTGTCGAGCGCGCTCGTCGCCTCGTCCAGCACCAGGATCGGCGGATCGCGCAGGATCGCCCTGGCCACCGCGAGGCGCTGCTTCTCACCGCCGGAGAAGCGGTAGCCGCGCTCGCCGACCAGGGTGTCGTAGCCGTCGGGCAGGCTCGCGATGTGATCGTGTATCCGCGCGGCCTTGGCGGCGGCGTGCAATTCCTGGTCCGTCGCATCGGGTTTCGCGAAACGCAGGTTGTCGGCGACCGAGGCGTGGAAGAGGTAGGTCTCCTGGGAGACCACGCCCACCGCTGCCGCCAGATCCGCGAAACTCAGGTCGCGCACGTCGATTCCGTCGATCGTCACCCGGCCCGAGGTCACATCGTAGAGGCGGGCCACCAGGTAGCCGAGAGTCGTTTTCCCGGAACCGGTTTCGCCGACCACCGCGAGGCTCGTACCCGCCGGGACCGTGATATCGATATCGGTGAGCACCGCACCGGTGCCGCCGCCGTAGCCGAATCCGACGTGGTCGAACGCGATCTCGCCTTTAATATCCGGCGCGGGCACCGGGTCGGTGGGTTCCGCGAGATCCGGTCGCAGATCGAGATATTCGAAGATCCGGCCGAACAGCGCCAGCGAACTCTGCACCTCGACGCCGGTCGAGAGCAGCTGCACCATCGGGCGCAGCAGGCTGGTCTGCAGGGTGGTGAACGCGACGAGGGTGCCGATGGAAACCAGCGGATGCCCTGCGGCAACGGTCATTCCGGCCGCCCAGTAGATGACGGCCGGCATCGCGGACATGATTATCTGGATCGTCGACTGCCGCCACCGGCCCGCCATATTCGACCGGATCTCCAGATCCACCAGGCCGCGGGATTCCCTGGTGAAATCGCCGACCAGTTCGGGTGCGCGACCCATGGTGCGCCCCAACAGGATTCCGCTCACCGACAGCGATTCCTCGACGATCGCCGACATGCTCGCCAACTGCTGCTGGCGCCGGCCGGTGATCCGGCGGCGCTCATCGCCGACCCGGCGGCTCACCCAGACGAAGAAGGGCAGCATCACCAGCGAGATGATGGTCAGCCGCCAGTCGAGCGCGACCATCGCGACCATCGCGGCGATGACGGTGGTGAAATTCGAGACCAGCGAGGTCGCGGTGGAGGTCACCGTCGACTGCATGCCGCCGATATCGTTGGCGATCCTGGACTGCACCTCACCGGTGCGCGTTGTGGTGAAGAACGCCAACGGCATTCGCTGCAGCTGCGCGTAGACCCCCGAGCGCAGGTCGTGCATCACCTCCTGGCCGACGGCGGTCGAGAGGTAGGTCTGTAGCACGCCGAACACGCTGGTGAGCGCGGCGACACCGATCATGCCCGCGGCGAGCAGGGTGAGCAGACCGGTGCGGCCGTGCGGCAGCGCGTCGTCGAGTATGCCGCGCAACATGAACGGTGATGCCAGGGCCACCACCGAGGACAGGCCGACCAGTGCCGCGACCACGGCCAGTCGGGCGCGATAGGGATGGAAGAGCCGGACGATCCGGCGGAGTTGATGCGGTGACTGCACGGGCGCCTCCTTCCGCGACGAGTTATCCCATAAAACTGAGTATTGCTCATAATTGTCCCCCAAACAATGAGCTATGCTCAGAAACATGGACACCGCTCCCGACCTACCCGAGCTGTTCCTGCGCACCGCCCGCCGCATCCGCCGCAACCAGATGACCAGGCTCGCACCCATCGGCATCACCCCGGGGCAGGCCCGAGCGCTGCGCATCATCGGGCATCAGGACGAACCGCCGCGGATGGCGGCGCTGGCCGAACGCCTCGGCATCGTCCCCCGCTCCGCCACCACCGTCGTCGACGCACTCGAGGCCGCGGGACTCGTCACCCGCGCCGCCGACCCGAACAACCGGCGCTCCACCCTCGTCTCGCTCACCGCAGACGGCCGGGAAGCGCTGCGCCGGATCGACGGAGCCCGCCGCGCCGCGGCCGAGGAGATCTTCGCCACGCTGTCCGAGAACCAGCGGGAGACCTTGCGAAACCTCTTGGCCGCCTTGGAATCCGTCGAATTGTCTCGCCCCTGACACCATGTCAGGACCGTGTCGGTCCCGTGTCAGGGCCGTCGCCGATCGTGGCGTAACAACCAGCCACGAAAGGTAATTCGATGACTCAGACGGTTCCCGTCCCACAGGGCCTGCCCATGGCGCGCAACGCCGGTCCCTTCGTTCCGCCGCTGGAAATCACCCGGCTACGCGCGGCGCGCCCGGTCAGCCCCATGGTGTTCCCCGATGGTCACGAGGGCTGGCTCATCACCGGGTACGAGGAGGTCCGCCAGGTGCTGGCCGACACCCGGTTCAGCTCCCGCCAGGACATCGGCATCATCCACGTGCCGTTCGAAACCCCCGGCATGCCAAGACCCACCGAACCATCCCCGCAGACGCCGGGCCTGTTCGTCGCCATGGACCCGCCGGACCACACCCGGCTGCGGCGCAAGCTCACCGGCGCCTTCACCGTCAAACGCATGAAGGAGCTAGAGGAGCACATCGTCGAAATCGCCGAGCGGCAGCTGGACGCGATGACGCGGATGACCCCGCCGGTCGACCTGGTCAAGGAGTTCGCGCTGCCGGTGCCCTCGCTGGTGATCTGCGAACTGCTCGGCGTCCCCTACGCGGACCGGGCGAACTTCCAGGTCAACTCCGCCAAGTTCCTGGAGCGGGAGGTGACGCTCGAGGACAAGATGGCCGCGTACGGCGCGATGACCACATACCTGGCCGGACTCGTCATGGGCAAACGCGCCGAACCCGGCGAGGACATCCTGTCCGACCTGGCCCGCGATGACGATCTCGGCATCGATGAATTGGTCGGCATCGCCTTCCTGCTGCTGCTCGCGGGGCACGAGACCACCGCGAACATGCTGGGGCTCGGCACCTTCGCGCTGCTGGAGAATCCGGAACAGCTCGCCGAACTGCGCGCCGACCCGGACCTGTTGCCGGATGCCGTCGACGAACTGCTGCGCTACCTGTCCGTCGCCGACATCTTCTATCGCTACGCCACCGAAGATATCGAGCTCGGCGGCGAGACGATCGGCAAGGGATCGACCGTCGTCATCTCGCTGCTGGCCGCCAACCACGACCCCAAGCGCTTCCACGACCCCGACACCCTCGACATCCACCGCAGGGCCCGCGGCCTGGTGGCCTTCGGACACGGCATACACCAGTGCCTGGGCCAGCAATTGGCCCGCGTCGAGATGCGCGCCGGATTCGCGGCACTGCTGCGCCGCTTCCCGACCCTCGAGCTCGCCGTCCCCGCGAACGAGGTGCGACTGCGCACCGATATGAATATCTACGGCGTCCACGAATTGCCGGTCACCTGGACGGAAACGGCCCAGTAGACGACGCCGAAGCATCAACCCGCACGGCCGATTTCGATCGAATTCGGCCATCCGGATCGGCGGCTGCGGATTACGCGGTGGCGGGCCTGCGGCGGAGCCAGTTGGTGTGTTTGCGGACCGCGAAGTCGTAGGCCTCGGCGAGGAGGGGGCGCAGGGTGGGGAACGTTTCGGCGGCGGGGTCGATGATGGCGACCCAGTGCTGGGCGGCGTAGAAGGGGTTGGGTATCAGGGTGTTTCGAGCCTTGTAGTCGTAATCGGTGATGAGGACGCCGTTTTCGTCGCGCTTGGTCGGGGCCGGGCCCAGCAGGGATGTGTAGGTTTCCTTGGTGAGGCCGATGTTCAGGCGGTAATCGCCGGGAGCGGTCAGTGCGGAGACATTGTCGTAGTGGTCGCCGGTGACGATCGTTGCGAACGGCTGCTGACGCTTGGGCGGCAGATCACCGGCCGGGTCGTAGATGAAGAAGCTGTCGCCGAGATTCGTCGCGACGGTCGTTCCGGGGAATTCGTCGGCGATGTACTGCTTGATGATTTCGGGGTCCATACCGGAATCCTTTCTTCGAAATATCGACGATTAAATCTTCTCATTGAATTGCTTATTGAGACTTTTCGGCGATATCACGGAATAAGGTCTCGGAAACACTCAAATCCGGTAGCAGCTATGGTTGAGGGGTGAGCGCACGGGCGACGCGGCGGTGGCGGGTGACGGAGCTGGCCAGGGCGGCCGGTGTCTCGGAACAACAGGTACGCAACTATGTCGACGCCGGGGTGCTGCCGCCGGTCGAGCGCACCGCGGCCGGATACCGGGTATTCACCGATCAGCACGCCGACGCCTTGGCCGCAGCGCGGGCCATGGCCATCGGATACGGCTGGACATGCACTCGAAAAGTGTTGAGCGCCATACACGATGACGACCTGTCTGGCGCACTGGCCGCGCTCGACGAGAGCCACGCCGAGCTGGCGCGGGAGCGCGACAGAATCGCCGCCGCACTCGCCGCGTTCACCAAGGCGGCGAAAAGCCAAGCGCCACAGACCCGCAAGACCGCGCACATCGGACAGGTCGCCGCCGATTCCGGGGTGCGAACGCCCGTGCTGCGGCTGTGGGAGCGGCGCGGACTACTGCGCCCGCAACGGGATCGGGCCACCGGCTACCGCACCTACGACCCGGTCGAACAGCGCGCCGCCCACCTCGTCGCGGTGCTGCGCCGCGGCGGCTTCGCCTTCCCGGATATCACCGCCGCGCTCGACCACCTACGCACCAACGGCAGCGTCGAGAAGGCCCGCACCGAACTCGCCCGCCGCGAACATCAGGTGACCGAGATCAGCCTGCAACGCCTGCGCGGCTCGGCGGCGCTGCACAGCTATCTCGAAAACCATTACGTCTGATCGACCGAGACCTATGCCGCCTCGACGAGGTACTTGGCCACCGCCGCCTCGTCGAGCTCGATGCCGATGCCCGGACGCTCTGAAATCCGAACCTTGTTGTCCCCATATGTCATTCGCGTTTCCGGGGTGAGCAGTTGCTCGAAGTTGTAGATCCCCTTGTCCAGCGCGAAGAATTCGACGACGAGGGTGTTCTGGGTGGCGCCGCACAGGTGGACGTGCAGGTTGTGATGCCAGTGCGGTGCCATTCGCAGGCCGAACGAGTCGGCGGTGTGCGCGATGCGGACCCATTCGGTGACACCACCGACGACGCCCGCATCGGCCTGCAGGATCGCGGCGGCCCCGGATTCGATGAGATGGCGGAATTCCCAACGGGTTTGGTGGATCTCTCCGGTGGCGACCGGGGTGCGGATCCGCCGGGCCAGCTCGGCATGCCCCGCGACGGCGTCCGGGGTGAGCGGTTCCTCGAACCACCAGATGCCCGCATCGCCCGCCGCCCGCTCGAAGGCCTCGATCGCCGACTGCGCCTCGGGCACGGATCGGTAGGCGTTGTTCGCGTCGAGCGCGAGTCGCCCCGTGTCGCCGATGGTTTCGATGGCGGCGGCGACCCGGCGGGCGTCCTCGGCGACCGAGAGCCCGCCCACTTTGATCTTGTGGTCGGTGAACCCCTGCGCGGCGTTGAACCGGATCTCGGCGCGCACGGCGTCGGTCCACGCGCCGTCGTCCGGGCGGTAGTAGCCGCCGGACGCGTACGCGGGCAACGCGGTCACCGCGCCGCCGAGCAGATTCACCAGCGGCAGCCCGGCGCGCTTGGCGCGCAGATCCCACAGCGCGATATCGATCGCCGACAGCGCGCGCAGCACCGCGCCGCGACGGCCCGCGAGCAGGGTTTCCTGATAGGCGCGGCCCCACAGCCCGTAGACATCGTTGACATCGGCGCCGAGATATACCGGCGCGAGCAGGTCGTCCACTGCGCGCTTGGTGAGCGCTCCCCCGGTGACGCCCGCGTAGGTGTAGCCCAGACCCGTTGCGCCCGAGTCGTCTTCGAGTTCGACGAGCAGATATTGCCGGTCGTTCAGTTCGCGGTTGGACATCCGGGTCGGCCGGTCGACCGGAATCGCGACCACGCGGGTGCGGATTCGGGTGATGGTCATGCTCTGCTCCTCGGAACCTGGGCGGTGCGCACCGCCTGGATATTGGCGAATTCCAGCGCGCCGTAGGCGCTCAGCTCGCGGCCGTAACCGCTGGCCGCGACGCCGCCGACGGGCAGCCGCGGATCGGATTCGGAGATCCGGTTGATGAATACCGATCCGGCCGTGACCCGGTCGGCGAGCCGATCGATCCGCGACCGGTCGGTCCCCCAGATGGCGCAGCTGAGGCCGTAGACGGACGAATTGGCAACGGCCAGCGCATGTTCTGCGGAACCCACCGGGAACACCGCACCGAGCGGGCCGAACGTCTCCTCGCGGAAGGCCGGGCAGTCCGGACCGGGCACCTCGATCAGCGTCGGGGTGAACCAGGCGCCGGGACGGTCATCGAATTCGCCACCGGACAACACCTTCGCGCCCGCCGCTACTGAAGCGTCGAGCTGACGGCGCAATTCGTCGCGCAGATCGATTCGCGCCATCGGGCCGATGAACGTCTCGGGCAGCGCCGGATCGCCGTAGGCCAATGTGCCGAGCGCACCGGTCAATTCGGCGACGAACTCGGAAAATACAGAGCGCTCCACGATGATCCGTTTGGCGGCGAGGCAGCTCTGCCCGTTGTTCAGATATCGCGACCGGGCCGCGGCCGCCGCGGCCAGT
This region includes:
- a CDS encoding cyclodeaminase/cyclohydrolase family protein, producing MSQSFAEATLAQYLSDLAAKVPAPGGGAVAALHAAQGAALVAMVARYTTRAKDADNRPVVDRIIEAADAARQRALALADADAAAFTAVGAAYKLPKDTPEQVAARTAAINDALVQAAKVPAAVVDEADEILTLAAELLPIGNPNVVTDIGAAADACRAAAGSSQLNIEINVGSLPAAEGDRFAPVLIRIDELRARADALHADVLHVVRS
- a CDS encoding NADP-dependent oxidoreductase, with the protein product MFAITQDVFGGPEVLRLAEVERPTPSAGELLVRVAATSVNAADWKLRSGEIRKMGEPPFTLGFDVSGVVAQLGAGVDRFAVGGEVYSMVFSRSGAYAEYVVVPAEFAAAKPKTLDHPHAAALPTAVLTAWQAFTNVLPGQRILIHAAAGGVGHLAVQIAKYHGAHVIGTASGAKHEFLRGLGADELIDYRTADFTEVTGDIDIVFDLVGGEYGSRSLKVLRPGGRLIDAQGNDAESDPRYERLYVNPSGADLETIADLVDQGVLRPEIDRTLPLAEAAEAHRLSESGQVRGKIVLVP
- a CDS encoding winged helix-turn-helix transcriptional regulator translates to MDTVCGWVESDNLVESYVKQCPAREVLGVLADKWVLLVLGTLRMNGGPIRFNELRRRLDGITQKMLTRTLRNLERDGLIRRTVYPTVPPRVEYALTELGASLGEVSHAMGVWAVRHQGQILAARNEFDARAELEPQPL
- a CDS encoding L,D-transpeptidase yields the protein MRSALRNLFLATAVVAFGVFGSGAATAAMIDAPPGPAVVGIAPSAGQTVGIAAPVTVTFAAAVQDRARAEHAFTISAPKPVTGTFSWIDDRDLRWNPSGFLPADARINVGLGPVHTQFQTNGGVSGEGDMSAHTFSILIGGQVVRTMPASYGKPGWETPPGTWPVLEKARSVVFDSRTIGIPLSSPQGYIINGEFAERLTWGGVYIHSAPWSVEQQGNSNVSHGCVNLAPGDAEWVYNTINVGDPVNLHW
- a CDS encoding ABC transporter ATP-binding protein; translation: MQSPHQLRRIVRLFHPYRARLAVVAALVGLSSVVALASPFMLRGILDDALPHGRTGLLTLLAAGMIGVAALTSVFGVLQTYLSTAVGQEVMHDLRSGVYAQLQRMPLAFFTTTRTGEVQSRIANDIGGMQSTVTSTATSLVSNFTTVIAAMVAMVALDWRLTIISLVMLPFFVWVSRRVGDERRRITGRRQQQLASMSAIVEESLSVSGILLGRTMGRAPELVGDFTRESRGLVDLEIRSNMAGRWRQSTIQIIMSAMPAVIYWAAGMTVAAGHPLVSIGTLVAFTTLQTSLLRPMVQLLSTGVEVQSSLALFGRIFEYLDLRPDLAEPTDPVPAPDIKGEIAFDHVGFGYGGGTGAVLTDIDITVPAGTSLAVVGETGSGKTTLGYLVARLYDVTSGRVTIDGIDVRDLSFADLAAAVGVVSQETYLFHASVADNLRFAKPDATDQELHAAAKAARIHDHIASLPDGYDTLVGERGYRFSGGEKQRLAVARAILRDPPILVLDEATSALDTQTEHEVQAALDALSAGRTTITIAHRLSTIRDADQIVVLDRGRIVERGTHEELLAREGRYAALVSRDDAVRVAA
- a CDS encoding MarR family winged helix-turn-helix transcriptional regulator encodes the protein MDTAPDLPELFLRTARRIRRNQMTRLAPIGITPGQARALRIIGHQDEPPRMAALAERLGIVPRSATTVVDALEAAGLVTRAADPNNRRSTLVSLTADGREALRRIDGARRAAAEEIFATLSENQRETLRNLLAALESVELSRP
- a CDS encoding cytochrome P450 produces the protein MTQTVPVPQGLPMARNAGPFVPPLEITRLRAARPVSPMVFPDGHEGWLITGYEEVRQVLADTRFSSRQDIGIIHVPFETPGMPRPTEPSPQTPGLFVAMDPPDHTRLRRKLTGAFTVKRMKELEEHIVEIAERQLDAMTRMTPPVDLVKEFALPVPSLVICELLGVPYADRANFQVNSAKFLEREVTLEDKMAAYGAMTTYLAGLVMGKRAEPGEDILSDLARDDDLGIDELVGIAFLLLLAGHETTANMLGLGTFALLENPEQLAELRADPDLLPDAVDELLRYLSVADIFYRYATEDIELGGETIGKGSTVVISLLAANHDPKRFHDPDTLDIHRRARGLVAFGHGIHQCLGQQLARVEMRAGFAALLRRFPTLELAVPANEVRLRTDMNIYGVHELPVTWTETAQ
- a CDS encoding DUF6194 family protein codes for the protein MDPEIIKQYIADEFPGTTVATNLGDSFFIYDPAGDLPPKRQQPFATIVTGDHYDNVSALTAPGDYRLNIGLTKETYTSLLGPAPTKRDENGVLITDYDYKARNTLIPNPFYAAQHWVAIIDPAAETFPTLRPLLAEAYDFAVRKHTNWLRRRPATA
- a CDS encoding MerR family transcriptional regulator, which produces MSARATRRWRVTELARAAGVSEQQVRNYVDAGVLPPVERTAAGYRVFTDQHADALAAARAMAIGYGWTCTRKVLSAIHDDDLSGALAALDESHAELARERDRIAAALAAFTKAAKSQAPQTRKTAHIGQVAADSGVRTPVLRLWERRGLLRPQRDRATGYRTYDPVEQRAAHLVAVLRRGGFAFPDITAALDHLRTNGSVEKARTELARREHQVTEISLQRLRGSAALHSYLENHYV
- a CDS encoding mandelate racemase/muconate lactonizing enzyme family protein, with product MTITRIRTRVVAIPVDRPTRMSNRELNDRQYLLVELEDDSGATGLGYTYAGVTGGALTKRAVDDLLAPVYLGADVNDVYGLWGRAYQETLLAGRRGAVLRALSAIDIALWDLRAKRAGLPLVNLLGGAVTALPAYASGGYYRPDDGAWTDAVRAEIRFNAAQGFTDHKIKVGGLSVAEDARRVAAAIETIGDTGRLALDANNAYRSVPEAQSAIEAFERAAGDAGIWWFEEPLTPDAVAGHAELARRIRTPVATGEIHQTRWEFRHLIESGAAAILQADAGVVGGVTEWVRIAHTADSFGLRMAPHWHHNLHVHLCGATQNTLVVEFFALDKGIYNFEQLLTPETRMTYGDNKVRISERPGIGIELDEAAVAKYLVEAA